In Ruminococcus albus 7 = DSM 20455, the genomic window ATAAAGGGAATAAATGATATCGTAGCAAAAAAGATCATAGCAGAATTTGATGATTTTTTTAATGATATCAAACTTCCGGGAGCTTCAGTCAGACTATCCATGATCTCCGGAGTAACAGCTGAAAAAAGCCAGCAGATCATAAATCAGATAAAGAATCAGTCCGAAAAAAGAGAAATAATGAAATTTCTTTTTATTCATGGAGCTAAAATGCTTCATGTGGACAGGCTTTATTCCAACTACGGACTAGAAGGTATTGAAAAAATCAAGGACGAACCATATGAAATAGGATTACAGATAGGGCTTCCCCTTAAATCCTGTGATTCTATTGCTTCTTCACAGCAAAAAGATATGAAGGATCAAAAAAGGATTAAAGCATATATTGAAAATTATCTTCAAACGCAGATGATGTCCGGTAATATATTTATCAAAGAACCACAGCTCCTGCCGGATGTTTTAAAAGTTTTGAATTTTGACACATTCTCAGGCAGTGACAGATTCAGAGTGCTCATGGCGTTAAAAAACTCTGATGAAGTGGTTTATGCTAAAGATGATGATGGTTCAAAGATCTATCTGAAATACTTGAAGAAAGCTGAAGACAATTTAGCTGAACAAATAATACGATTGCAGAGCGCGGGATTAAAAACCAAATACAATGAAGAATATGCCAATTACGCCGAATCTATTGCAGGATTCAAATTTGCTCCCGAGCAAAGAGGAGCTTTCAGACTTCTGCGAAAGACAGGAATCGGTATCCTCACTGGAGGACCCGGAACCGGAAAAACAACGACGGTGAAGGGGATAATCGATGCATACGAAAAAATGTATCCCGATAATAAGGTCAGACTTTGCGCTCCGACAGGACGAGCTGCACAGAGAATGACCGAATCTACCGGACGACCTGCAACAACGATCCACAGGCTCCTTGAATACAAGCCTTTTGAAGGGAAAGAGTCTGATATAAGATGTAAAAATGAATATGATCCGATCGATGCGGATTTTATAATCGTTGATGAAGTAAGTATGCTTGACTGTCCGCTTGCTTCGCTGTTCTTCTCAGCGGTAAAATCCGGAGCATTGGTCATTATGGTAGGTGATATTCATCAGCTCCAGTCTGTAGGAGCCGGAGACGTACTGAATGATATGATCAAAAGTAAAACCATCCCGGTAGAAAAGCTGATAAAAACATACAGACAGGCTGCGGACAGCAATATAATAAAAAACGCAAATGAGATAAACAATGGTCATGACTGCTTAAGGCAGGACAGTGACTTTGAAATTTATCAGACTCAAAACATAACAGACAAAATCGTAGATATAATAAAGGAGTATCATAAACCAGATGATCTTTTTTACGCCCAGATACTTTCTCCATCACATAAAAATGACGGCGGAGTTGCTGATATAAATAACAGACTTCAAAAAGAGCTAAACCCGGGGATCGTTCCGGAGTTGATCTATGGAAGAAACAGAAAATTTAAGCTCCACGATAAGATCATCATGATAAAAAATAATCCCGAAAAAGGATATTATAATGGTGATGTAGGCTATATAACCGAAATAGGAGAGGAAGAAATGACTGTAAAGATACAGGATACAGAAATAAGACTCAGTAAATCAAATCTGGATGACGTCAAACTTGCTTACGCAATGACGATCCATAAGAGTCAGGGTTCTGAATTTCCAATAACTATCATAGCGTTGCCAAATTCGGGAATGCTTAAAAGAAATCTGCTCTATACAGCGGTAACAAGAGCGAAGAAGAAAGTAATCATAGTCCAGCAGCAAGGTTCAATTTCTATGGCTGTTAAACGTAACGAAGTAGGAAAAAGAAATACGACCTTGGTTGAAAGATTACATGATATAGTAATCGAAAGATGTATCGAATTGCAATAAAAAGGAGAAAAATTAAAATGATTATAAAAGGAAAAATAGACAAGATCTTTGCCGTAAGAGGAGATTGGGCATCTATATTAGTTTCCGGACTCCCTAAAGAAGAACTGAAAAATGCAGGATTTGCACTTTCAAAAAATCAGATAATGTTTGTAGGGAATATACCAAATCCTGTAGAAGAGTGCGAAATGGGATTCAATGGGGATTGGGTCAATCATCCTAAATACGGAATGCAGTTCAAGGTAACTGCCTCTAATCTTCTGCTGAATGACAAGAGCTCACTATTTAAGTATCTCACTTCAGGATTCGTCGAGGGCTGCGGGAAAAAAATAGCAGAAGCAATAATTGAAAAATTCGGGGATAATGCTATTGACGTAATCAGTAATGACTTTGAAAAATTGACAGAGATACCAAAGATCGGAAAAGCAAAGGCAAAAAAGATCCATGATTCATATATTAATACGTGTGGTATGATGCACATAATGAATCTTTTTAAAGGTCAGATCACTCAGAAAAAATGCGTAAAGATCCACGAGACTTATGGTGATAAGGCCGAAAAGATCATTCAGGATAATCCTTATCAGCTGATATGTGATATAAGAGGATTCGGATTCAAAACAGTTGATGAATTGGCTGTTTCTTCCGGAATAGCTCTTAATGATCCA contains:
- a CDS encoding AAA family ATPase; translated protein: MITEKLMGKYQNYIYRDIESGFTIFRLRPQLSANIADKMKGGFVICKGVLATINTEIPLELSGTWESNDHGWTFSVMDYTEKNWDDMITLDFLKSIKGINDIVAKKIIAEFDDFFNDIKLPGASVRLSMISGVTAEKSQQIINQIKNQSEKREIMKFLFIHGAKMLHVDRLYSNYGLEGIEKIKDEPYEIGLQIGLPLKSCDSIASSQQKDMKDQKRIKAYIENYLQTQMMSGNIFIKEPQLLPDVLKVLNFDTFSGSDRFRVLMALKNSDEVVYAKDDDGSKIYLKYLKKAEDNLAEQIIRLQSAGLKTKYNEEYANYAESIAGFKFAPEQRGAFRLLRKTGIGILTGGPGTGKTTTVKGIIDAYEKMYPDNKVRLCAPTGRAAQRMTESTGRPATTIHRLLEYKPFEGKESDIRCKNEYDPIDADFIIVDEVSMLDCPLASLFFSAVKSGALVIMVGDIHQLQSVGAGDVLNDMIKSKTIPVEKLIKTYRQAADSNIIKNANEINNGHDCLRQDSDFEIYQTQNITDKIVDIIKEYHKPDDLFYAQILSPSHKNDGGVADINNRLQKELNPGIVPELIYGRNRKFKLHDKIIMIKNNPEKGYYNGDVGYITEIGEEEMTVKIQDTEIRLSKSNLDDVKLAYAMTIHKSQGSEFPITIIALPNSGMLKRNLLYTAVTRAKKKVIIVQQQGSISMAVKRNEVGKRNTTLVERLHDIVIERCIELQ